In Euzebyales bacterium, the genomic window GACCGCTCTCGGTTGTGGGCCGAGCGAGTTGCCGTCGAGGTACACGAGCGACGGCTCCCCGGCCGGCCGGTGGAACCGGTCGACGAACGGCGCCAGCGCGTCTAGCGCGTCGAGCCGGGCGGCGTCGTCCCTGGTGGGCACGCCCACGTCAGACCGACCGCGGGCGGCACGGGGTCAGGCGCCGTGGCACTTCTTGTACTTCCGACCGGACCCGCAGGGGCAGGGGTCGTTGCGTCCCACCCGGTCGCCCTTGACCACCGTGCCCTGGATCGCCTGGCGCGCGGCGGCGGCTGACGCGGCACCGCCGGCCGGCGCTGCGGTCGCTGCGGCGCCCGGCGCGACCTGAGGTGAGCGCGCCGAGGTCAGCCGAAGCCTGGCATCGGCCGCCCGGTCGGCCTGAGGCTGCGGTGGCGTGGTCCGCGCAACCATGCTGAAGAAGAACCGCACGGCCTCTTCGCGGACGCGCACCATCAGGACCCGGAACGCTTCGTACGCCTCGCGCTGATACTCGACCAGGGGATCGCGCTGACCCACGGCGCGCAACCCGATGCCCTCACGCAGGTGGTCCATCTCGTACAGGTGCTCGCGCCAGATGCGGTCGACGACGCCGAGGATCGCTCGCCGCTCGACCTGGCGCTGCACGTCCGCCCCGACGCGCTCCTCGCGTTCGGCGTACAGGGTCCGCGCGAGCTCGACCGCGTCCTCGGTCAGGCCGTGGACCGTGAGGAACTCCAGGTCGAACGCCTCGAACATGGCGGCCACGCGCTGCCGGGCGTCGTCGCGCACGTCGTCGTCGGCGTTGGCGTCGATCACGAGCTCGGCGTAGGCGTTCTGCAGGCCCGACAGGTCCCACTCCTCGCTGAACTGCCCCTCATCGGCGAAGTCCTCGACGAGCTGCGTGATCGCATCAGTCAGGAAGTCCTGCGCGACCGCGGCGACGCCCTCGTCGTCGCCTTGGAGAACGCGGCTGCGCTCCTCGTAGACGACCTTGCGCTGCTCGTTCATGACGTCGTCGTACTTGAGGACGTTCTTGCGCAGCTCGAAGTTGCGTGACTCGACCTGGGTCTGCGCGCGGGCGACCGCGCGCGTGACCATCTTGTGCTCGATCGGGATGTCGTCGGGCATCGACAGGCGGTTCATGATCGACTCGACCGCGCTGGCGTTGAACAGCCGCATGAGGTCGTCTTCGAGCGACAGGTAGAAGCGCGACGCGCCCGGGTCGCCCTGCCGCCCGGACCGGCCGCGCAGCTGGTTGTCGATGCGGCGGGACTCGTGGCGCTCGGTACCGAGCACGTACAGGCCGCCCAGCTCGCGGATCCGGTCGCCCTCGGCCTTCGTCTCGGCCGTGAAGCGCTCGAGCTGCTCATCGCGGTAGGCCCTGAACGCCTCGGGATCGATCGGCTCGGCGTCCTCGCGCTCCTGGCCGGGCAGGCCGTTGAACTTCTTGCGGGCCTCGTCGAGCGCGAGCTGCTCGGGGTTGCCGCCCAGCATGATGTCGACACCGCGGCCGGCCATGTTGGTGGCCACGGTGACGGCTTTGATCCGCCCCGCCTGGGCGATGATCGCGGCCTCACGGAAGTGGTTCTTGGCGTTGAGGACCTCGTGAGCGATTCCCCCTCGCGTGAGCAGGGACGACAGCTGCTCGCTCTTCTCGATCGACACCGTGCCGACCAGCACGGGCTGGCCCTCCTCGTAGCGCTGGGCGATGTCGTCGGCCGCGGCCGTATACTTCGCCTCCTCGCTCTTGTAGATGACGTCGACGTGATCGGCGCGTGCGATCGGCCTGTTCGTCGGGACCTCGACCACACCCATGTCGTAGATGTGGGCGAACTCACCTTCCTCGGTCTTGGCCGTGCCCGTCATCCCGGCGAGCTTGTCGTACAGGCGGAAGAAGTTCTGCAGTGTGATCGTCGCCAGCGTCTGGTTCTCCTCCTTGATGGCGACGCCCTCCTTGGCCTCGATGGCCTGGTGCAGCCCCTCCGAGTAGCGGCGGCCGTCGAGGATGCGGCCGGTGAACTCGTCCACGATCTTGACCTCGCCATCGGTCACCATGTACTCGGTGTCGCGGCGGTACAGCTCCTTCGCGCGGATCGCCTGCTGCAGGTGGTGGATGTAGGGCGTGTTGACCGATTCGTAGAGGTTCTCGACGCCGCGGAGCTGCTTTAGCAGCTGCTCGACCTTCTCGGTTCCCTCCTCGGTGACGGCGACGGTCCGTTTGGCCTCGTCGACCTCGTAGTGCTGATCGCGGTGCAGCCGCGGCATGATCTGCTTCGCGAACAGCTCGTAGTCGGCGGTCGCCTGCTCGGCGGGGCCGGAGATGATCAACGGCGTGCGGGCTTCGTCGATCAGGATCGAGTCGACCTCGTCGACGATCGCGTACGCGTGGCCCCGCTGCATCATG contains:
- the secA gene encoding preprotein translocase subunit SecA; translated protein: MFNKLLRMGEGRRLKELWRQVGEVEALEERYVPEAMSDAELRAQTDVFRSRLADGEDLDDIAYEAFAVVREAGRRVLGQFPFPVQVLGGFVLHDGDIAEMRTGEGKTLTSTMPVYLNALAGTGVHVVTVNPYLAARDRDWMGRVYSFLGLEAGLVYAGQSRDDKRLAYAADVTYGTNSEFGFDFLRDHMVLRAEDMMQRGHAYAIVDEVDSILIDEARTPLIISGPAEQATADYELFAKQIMPRLHRDQHYEVDEAKRTVAVTEEGTEKVEQLLKQLRGVENLYESVNTPYIHHLQQAIRAKELYRRDTEYMVTDGEVKIVDEFTGRILDGRRYSEGLHQAIEAKEGVAIKEENQTLATITLQNFFRLYDKLAGMTGTAKTEEGEFAHIYDMGVVEVPTNRPIARADHVDVIYKSEEAKYTAAADDIAQRYEEGQPVLVGTVSIEKSEQLSSLLTRGGIAHEVLNAKNHFREAAIIAQAGRIKAVTVATNMAGRGVDIMLGGNPEQLALDEARKKFNGLPGQEREDAEPIDPEAFRAYRDEQLERFTAETKAEGDRIRELGGLYVLGTERHESRRIDNQLRGRSGRQGDPGASRFYLSLEDDLMRLFNASAVESIMNRLSMPDDIPIEHKMVTRAVARAQTQVESRNFELRKNVLKYDDVMNEQRKVVYEERSRVLQGDDEGVAAVAQDFLTDAITQLVEDFADEGQFSEEWDLSGLQNAYAELVIDANADDDVRDDARQRVAAMFEAFDLEFLTVHGLTEDAVELARTLYAEREERVGADVQRQVERRAILGVVDRIWREHLYEMDHLREGIGLRAVGQRDPLVEYQREAYEAFRVLMVRVREEAVRFFFSMVARTTPPQPQADRAADARLRLTSARSPQVAPGAAATAAPAGGAASAAAARQAIQGTVVKGDRVGRNDPCPCGSGRKYKKCHGA